In a single window of the Terriglobus roseus genome:
- the xylB gene encoding xylulokinase, protein MYLGIDCGTQGTKALLISGDGTVHGRGYAKHDLIERANGAREQLPQWWVDALRSTVLQAAGSHGGEVKAISVSGQQHGLVVLDENKQVIRAAKLWNDTETAPQNAELVKLMGGKSEAIRRFGILPMTGYTVSKLLWLREMEPDNFARIRHILLPHEYLNFWLTGEIFAEYGDASGTAFFDVRTRAWISEILDLIDGGSGQLTAALPPLLTANQIVGTVKADVAAELGLSTDCIVATGGGDNMMGAIGTGNVREGVVTLSLGTSSTVYSFREAPLQNPDSSVAPFCSSSGGWLPLVCTMNATNVVTQTLHLLGWTVENIDPVLEGTTPGAEGITFLPFLNGERTPDLPGARGSILGLNATNFSPANLVRSAIEGVTFGILNGLDLILEGKPATKILVIGGGARSSGWRQMLADATGALIQVPLEEEAGCLGAAIQAMYAFGQHSGAPTSFAELTERLVTVDEGKSAHGRTEYLPLYQAARKTYNTALIEQYPELRQTAT, encoded by the coding sequence ATGTACTTGGGAATCGACTGTGGGACCCAGGGTACGAAGGCTCTCCTGATCTCTGGTGATGGCACGGTCCACGGGCGCGGCTACGCGAAGCACGACCTGATTGAACGGGCGAACGGCGCTCGCGAGCAGCTGCCGCAGTGGTGGGTCGATGCCCTGCGTAGCACGGTGCTGCAGGCAGCAGGTTCGCATGGTGGTGAGGTGAAGGCGATCTCCGTCTCCGGCCAGCAGCACGGCCTAGTGGTGCTCGACGAGAACAAGCAGGTCATCCGCGCCGCGAAGCTCTGGAATGACACGGAGACGGCGCCGCAGAACGCAGAGCTTGTAAAGTTAATGGGCGGCAAGAGCGAGGCGATCCGCCGCTTCGGCATCCTGCCGATGACGGGCTATACCGTCTCAAAACTGCTGTGGCTGCGCGAGATGGAGCCGGATAATTTCGCACGGATCCGCCACATTCTCCTGCCGCACGAGTACCTGAATTTCTGGCTGACGGGCGAGATCTTCGCGGAGTATGGGGACGCCTCCGGCACGGCCTTCTTCGATGTGCGTACGCGCGCCTGGATCAGCGAGATTCTTGATCTGATCGACGGTGGCAGCGGCCAGTTGACGGCTGCTCTGCCGCCACTGCTGACTGCGAATCAGATCGTGGGTACGGTCAAAGCGGATGTGGCCGCGGAGCTTGGCCTGTCGACGGACTGCATTGTGGCAACAGGCGGCGGCGACAACATGATGGGCGCCATCGGCACAGGCAATGTGCGTGAGGGCGTCGTGACATTGAGCCTGGGCACCTCGTCCACGGTGTACTCGTTCCGTGAAGCGCCTCTGCAAAACCCGGACAGCAGCGTGGCTCCGTTCTGCTCGTCTTCGGGTGGATGGCTACCACTGGTATGCACGATGAACGCGACCAACGTGGTGACGCAGACGCTGCACCTGTTGGGATGGACTGTCGAAAATATCGATCCGGTCCTGGAAGGCACGACACCGGGTGCCGAAGGCATCACGTTCCTGCCCTTCCTGAACGGCGAACGCACACCGGATCTGCCGGGCGCGCGTGGCAGCATCCTGGGATTGAATGCGACAAACTTCTCGCCTGCAAACCTGGTGCGCAGCGCGATTGAGGGCGTCACCTTCGGCATTCTGAATGGACTCGACCTGATCCTGGAAGGCAAGCCTGCGACGAAGATCCTCGTCATCGGCGGCGGTGCGCGTTCCAGTGGATGGCGCCAGATGCTGGCGGACGCCACCGGTGCGCTGATCCAGGTGCCGCTGGAAGAAGAGGCCGGCTGCCTTGGCGCGGCGATCCAGGCGATGTATGCCTTCGGCCAGCACAGCGGTGCACCCACAAGCTTTGCGGAACTTACCGAACGTCTCGTCACCGTGGATGAGGGTAAGTCCGCGCACGGCAGGACCGAGTACCTTCCGCTGTACCAGGCAGCTCGCAAGACTTACAACACCGCACTGATCGAACAATATCCAGAGCTTCGGCAGACCGCGACTTAG
- the xylA gene encoding xylose isomerase, with protein MSDTVFSNFPAVKFEGVESTNPMAYQYYDADRVVMGKPLGEHLRFAVAYWHSFAMNGSDPFGGPTINRPWMTAGDPIAQAKVKADAAFDFFRVLGLPFFCFHDADIAPAGDTLKETLGNFHTIVDYLQEKMAKSSTKLLWGTANLFSHPRFMAGASTNPDPEVFAWCATTVKHCMDATKQLGGSNYVLWGGREGYETLLNTNMKQELEQMGRFLSLVVEYKHKIGFEGQILIEPKPKEPTAHQYDFDAATVYGFLKKYGLENEVRVNLEANHATLAGHSFEHEIATAGALGILGSLDINRGDALLGWDTDQFPNDLWTMTMSMYHVIKAGGLGKGGCNFDAKVRRQSFTEEDLVAAHVGGVDMCARAFLSAAKLIEEGTYDALLTERYAGWKTPEAQAMLSGKVSLDEIAAKSEAAAINPQPRSGKQEQIENLLARRIYS; from the coding sequence TTGTCTGACACTGTTTTCAGTAACTTTCCGGCGGTGAAGTTTGAGGGCGTGGAGAGCACGAACCCGATGGCCTACCAGTATTACGACGCGGACCGCGTCGTGATGGGCAAGCCGCTTGGCGAGCACCTGCGGTTCGCCGTTGCGTACTGGCACAGCTTTGCCATGAACGGCAGTGATCCGTTCGGCGGCCCGACGATCAACCGTCCGTGGATGACAGCCGGCGACCCGATCGCACAGGCCAAGGTCAAGGCAGATGCAGCGTTCGATTTCTTCCGCGTGCTGGGTCTGCCCTTCTTCTGCTTCCATGACGCAGACATCGCGCCTGCCGGTGACACGCTGAAGGAGACACTGGGTAACTTCCACACCATCGTGGACTACCTCCAGGAGAAGATGGCGAAGAGCAGCACAAAGCTGCTGTGGGGCACGGCAAACCTGTTCTCGCACCCACGCTTTATGGCTGGTGCTTCGACCAATCCTGATCCGGAAGTCTTCGCATGGTGCGCCACGACCGTGAAGCATTGCATGGATGCGACGAAGCAACTTGGCGGTTCGAACTACGTGCTGTGGGGCGGCCGCGAGGGCTATGAGACGCTGCTGAACACCAACATGAAGCAGGAGCTGGAGCAGATGGGCCGCTTCCTGTCGTTGGTGGTTGAGTACAAGCACAAGATCGGTTTCGAAGGCCAGATCCTGATTGAGCCGAAGCCCAAGGAGCCTACGGCGCACCAGTACGACTTTGACGCGGCGACGGTCTATGGCTTCCTGAAAAAGTATGGCCTGGAGAACGAAGTCCGCGTAAACCTGGAAGCAAATCACGCGACGCTTGCGGGCCACAGCTTCGAGCACGAGATTGCAACGGCGGGCGCGCTTGGCATTCTGGGCTCGCTGGATATCAACCGCGGCGATGCCCTGCTGGGCTGGGACACCGACCAGTTCCCCAATGACCTGTGGACGATGACGATGTCGATGTATCACGTCATCAAGGCTGGTGGCCTGGGCAAGGGTGGCTGCAACTTCGACGCAAAGGTTCGTCGTCAGAGCTTCACCGAGGAAGACCTGGTGGCCGCTCACGTGGGCGGTGTGGACATGTGCGCACGTGCCTTCCTGTCCGCTGCGAAGCTGATTGAAGAGGGTACCTACGACGCCCTTCTGACCGAGCGTTACGCGGGATGGAAGACGCCTGAGGCGCAGGCTATGTTGTCCGGCAAGGTCTCGCTGGATGAGATTGCCGCGAAGTCTGAGGCCGCGGCCATCAATCCGCAGCCGCGTTCGGGCAAGCAGGAGCAGATCGAAAATCTGCTGGCACGCCGGATTTACTCGTAG
- a CDS encoding sodium:solute symporter family protein — protein MPLPFLLFALPARASLTHLAPLDIVILALYFCVVVFIGFYVKGSTNTSEEFFLAGREMTAWIAGLSFVSANLGSLELMGWAGSAYQYGILAMHWYWVGAIPAMLFLGVVMMPFYYISKTHSVPGYLKLRFGEGARGLAAASFGLMTILMSGVNMYAMAVVMRTVLGWNMTFSIWVGAATVALYVMLGGLRSAIINEVLQFVLIWAGAGLIPILGLIEAGGWTNLKAQIARNVGSSDYTHMWSTLGHFNTNPMGIHWTGIVFGLMGVISFGYWTTDFLVVQRVLSAKDLRAAKMAPVIGAAFKMAVPLIVIIPGLIALAVLKNSDGSLMHLVPSDVAAAHPGMHAYDEVLPLMLVRYCGPGLLGLGITALVAGFMSGMAGNVSAFSTVWTYDLYGAYMNRKATDKQLVTMGRMSTVVGMLVSVGTAYLVAHASSIMDYVQALFSFFIAPLFGTVILGMMWKRATAAGGFWGLLAGTLSSIGMFAYVQTGGRAALAHIALSADAQPMAENMYRALWSWLICVAVTVVVSLMTRPKPEAELNGLVYGATVIPDDGARTLWQKPAFWACVVAVVLVAFNIYLF, from the coding sequence ATGCCGCTGCCCTTTCTCCTCTTCGCCCTGCCCGCAAGGGCGTCCCTGACCCACCTCGCACCGCTCGACATCGTTATTCTCGCGCTTTATTTCTGCGTGGTGGTGTTCATCGGTTTCTATGTGAAGGGTTCGACCAACACCAGCGAAGAGTTCTTCCTGGCTGGCCGCGAGATGACGGCGTGGATCGCCGGTCTGAGCTTCGTGTCGGCGAATCTTGGCTCGCTGGAACTGATGGGTTGGGCTGGATCCGCCTACCAGTACGGCATCCTGGCGATGCATTGGTACTGGGTCGGAGCCATTCCCGCGATGCTCTTCCTCGGCGTTGTGATGATGCCGTTCTATTACATCTCCAAGACGCACTCTGTGCCCGGCTACCTGAAGCTGCGTTTCGGTGAGGGTGCGCGCGGTCTGGCCGCAGCAAGCTTTGGATTGATGACCATCCTGATGTCGGGCGTGAACATGTACGCGATGGCCGTGGTCATGCGTACCGTGCTCGGCTGGAACATGACGTTCTCCATCTGGGTTGGCGCGGCAACGGTTGCGCTGTACGTCATGCTGGGCGGTCTGCGTTCCGCCATCATCAACGAGGTGCTGCAGTTTGTGCTGATCTGGGCCGGTGCCGGCCTTATCCCCATCCTCGGCCTGATCGAGGCCGGTGGCTGGACCAACCTGAAGGCACAGATCGCACGCAACGTCGGCTCCTCCGATTACACCCATATGTGGTCGACGCTGGGGCACTTCAACACCAACCCCATGGGCATCCACTGGACGGGCATCGTCTTCGGCCTGATGGGTGTCATCAGCTTCGGCTACTGGACCACCGATTTCCTCGTCGTCCAGCGCGTGCTCTCCGCGAAGGATCTGCGCGCTGCCAAAATGGCTCCGGTGATCGGTGCCGCGTTCAAGATGGCCGTGCCGCTGATCGTCATCATCCCCGGCCTGATCGCGCTGGCTGTGCTGAAGAACTCTGATGGATCGTTGATGCACCTGGTGCCGTCCGACGTGGCGGCCGCCCACCCCGGCATGCATGCCTATGACGAAGTGCTGCCGCTAATGCTGGTCCGGTACTGCGGACCGGGACTGCTTGGCCTTGGCATCACCGCACTGGTCGCGGGCTTTATGAGCGGCATGGCCGGTAACGTATCCGCCTTCTCAACCGTGTGGACGTACGACTTGTATGGCGCGTACATGAACAGGAAGGCGACCGACAAGCAACTGGTGACGATGGGCCGTATGTCCACCGTCGTCGGCATGCTGGTATCGGTAGGGACTGCGTATCTGGTCGCGCATGCGAGTTCCATCATGGACTACGTGCAGGCGCTCTTCAGCTTCTTCATCGCACCGCTCTTTGGCACGGTCATCCTCGGCATGATGTGGAAGCGCGCAACGGCTGCAGGCGGCTTCTGGGGACTGCTGGCAGGAACGCTCAGCTCCATCGGCATGTTTGCCTATGTGCAGACAGGCGGTCGTGCGGCGCTGGCCCACATCGCCCTCTCCGCAGACGCACAGCCGATGGCTGAGAACATGTATCGCGCCCTGTGGAGCTGGCTGATCTGCGTCGCCGTCACGGTCGTCGTCAGCCTGATGACCAGGCCGAAGCCCGAAGCGGAACTGAACGGCCTGGTTTACGGCGCAACCGTCATCCCGGACGACGGCGCGCGCACGCTTTGGCAGAAGCCTGCGTTCTGGGCCTGCGTCGTGGCCGTTGTGCTGGTCGCGTTCAACATCTACCTGTTCTAA
- a CDS encoding TIM barrel protein, producing MASQALNAALDGFRIEVPSWGFANTGTRFGKFAQAAAATSIEEKFADAGQVHALTGASPTVALHVLWDMPNGVADVPKIRELEQRYGVKAGSINPNLFQAQEYKFGSMSNPDPAIRRHALDHLLESIEIGKALGSRDISIWDADGSNYPGTQSIKRRIEWLEEILVTAHNATTEDQRLLIEYKPFEPAFYHTDIADWGMALHLARTAGPRAKVLVDTGHHALGTNIEQIVAWLLHVDALGGFHFNDRKYADDDLTIGSIDPYQVFRIFHEILSAPASKTEGVAYMIDQSHNLKGKMEAMVQSVVTAQELFARAALVDRETLTALQDKCALVEAEECFRDAFWTDVRPSVKAWREERGLPANPLLSLKESAYVEKAAAARGAKNAGSVSSYA from the coding sequence ATGGCATCGCAGGCACTGAACGCAGCACTCGACGGATTTCGCATTGAGGTGCCTTCGTGGGGCTTCGCCAACACAGGCACGCGCTTCGGCAAGTTCGCGCAGGCTGCCGCAGCCACGTCCATTGAAGAGAAATTCGCGGACGCGGGACAGGTCCACGCGTTGACCGGTGCCAGCCCGACCGTGGCGCTGCACGTCCTGTGGGACATGCCGAACGGCGTTGCGGACGTGCCGAAGATCCGCGAGCTGGAGCAGCGCTATGGCGTAAAGGCCGGGTCCATCAATCCCAATCTCTTCCAGGCGCAGGAGTACAAGTTCGGCTCCATGTCGAACCCGGACCCGGCGATCCGCCGCCACGCGCTCGATCACCTGCTGGAGTCCATCGAGATCGGCAAGGCACTCGGCTCGCGCGACATCTCCATCTGGGACGCGGACGGCTCGAATTACCCCGGCACGCAATCCATCAAGCGTCGCATTGAGTGGCTGGAGGAGATCCTGGTCACAGCCCATAACGCCACCACGGAAGACCAGCGACTGCTGATCGAGTACAAGCCGTTCGAGCCGGCTTTCTATCACACGGACATCGCCGATTGGGGTATGGCTCTGCACCTGGCCCGCACCGCCGGACCACGTGCCAAGGTGCTCGTCGACACCGGCCACCACGCGCTCGGCACCAACATCGAACAGATCGTCGCATGGCTCCTGCACGTAGATGCCCTCGGCGGCTTCCACTTCAACGACCGCAAGTATGCTGACGACGATCTGACCATCGGCTCCATCGATCCCTACCAGGTCTTCCGCATCTTCCACGAAATCCTGAGCGCGCCTGCTTCAAAGACGGAAGGCGTGGCCTACATGATCGATCAGAGCCACAACCTGAAGGGCAAGATGGAGGCAATGGTCCAGAGCGTCGTCACCGCGCAGGAACTCTTCGCACGCGCAGCTCTGGTCGACCGTGAAACGCTCACAGCTCTGCAGGACAAGTGCGCTCTCGTGGAAGCGGAGGAGTGCTTCCGCGATGCCTTCTGGACGGATGTCCGCCCGTCCGTAAAGGCATGGCGCGAGGAGCGTGGTCTGCCTGCGAATCCGCTGCTTTCGTTGAAGGAGAGTGCTTACGTGGAGAAGGCAGCAGCAGCTCGCGGTGCGAAGAATGCCGGTAGCGTTTCAAGCTACGCCTGA
- a CDS encoding L-rhamnose/proton symporter RhaT gives MGSNPFIGILYHWIGGFASATNFIPFRGIKRWSWEIYWIVQGVAAWILAPLVIASLFVPHFFAIIQAAPHRSIGFAVLFGMLWGIGGLTFGLSIRYLGIALGYAVSLGLCTAFGTLIPPIYAGEMHTIMNERSGQVILLGILVCLIAVAINGAAGWSKENEITEEEKAEAGETDFSLGRGLLVAVFAGIMSSFFAFGLAAGAPIAAIAKERLVAEGHLDLWQNLPVLVVVLWGGFVTNFVWSVVLILRNKSARQFAGEPGINPMQAAQHAGSIIDPETVDGRLSGSRLSKNYLFAALAGVVWYFQFFFYSLGQTKMGKYDFSSWTLHMASIIIFATLWGIFLKEWTGTSRRTKTLVALGLTLLIGSTLIVGYGNYLKSIQ, from the coding sequence ATGGGCTCCAATCCTTTCATCGGCATTCTCTACCACTGGATCGGCGGCTTTGCGTCCGCGACCAACTTCATCCCCTTCCGCGGTATCAAGCGCTGGTCGTGGGAGATCTACTGGATCGTTCAGGGTGTCGCCGCGTGGATCCTTGCGCCGCTGGTCATCGCTTCCCTCTTCGTGCCGCATTTCTTTGCGATCATCCAAGCCGCGCCGCATCGCTCGATTGGCTTTGCCGTGCTCTTTGGCATGCTTTGGGGCATCGGCGGTCTGACCTTTGGCCTGTCCATCCGCTATCTCGGCATTGCGCTCGGCTACGCGGTCTCGCTTGGTCTATGCACCGCCTTCGGCACGCTGATTCCGCCGATCTACGCGGGCGAGATGCACACCATCATGAATGAACGCTCCGGACAGGTGATCCTGCTGGGCATCCTTGTCTGCCTGATCGCCGTGGCCATCAATGGCGCAGCCGGCTGGTCCAAGGAGAACGAGATCACCGAAGAAGAGAAAGCCGAGGCTGGTGAGACGGACTTCTCGCTTGGCCGGGGTCTGCTGGTTGCCGTCTTCGCCGGCATCATGAGTTCGTTCTTTGCCTTCGGCCTGGCAGCAGGTGCGCCCATCGCAGCTATTGCGAAGGAGCGCCTTGTCGCCGAGGGTCACCTCGATCTCTGGCAGAACCTGCCGGTGCTGGTCGTCGTTCTGTGGGGCGGCTTTGTGACCAACTTTGTGTGGTCCGTGGTTCTGATCCTGCGCAACAAGTCCGCGCGGCAGTTTGCAGGTGAGCCCGGCATCAATCCGATGCAGGCCGCGCAGCATGCCGGCAGCATTATCGATCCAGAGACGGTCGATGGCCGGCTGAGCGGTTCGCGACTTTCGAAGAACTACCTGTTCGCTGCGCTTGCGGGCGTGGTCTGGTACTTCCAGTTCTTCTTTTACTCGCTTGGCCAGACGAAGATGGGTAAGTACGACTTCTCCTCGTGGACGCTGCACATGGCATCGATCATCATCTTTGCCACGCTGTGGGGCATCTTCCTGAAGGAGTGGACGGGCACGTCACGCCGCACCAAGACCCTTGTCGCGCTTGGCCTTACCCTGTTGATTGGATCGACGTTGATCGTCGGCTATGGCAATTATCTGAAGTCGATCCAGTAG
- a CDS encoding substrate-binding domain-containing protein, translated as MAKAVKNLYLIPVLLKSLDILELLQAESRAMTLEEVRRRTGTSKATVYRALNTLVHRGYLAKTSDGAYRHVARPSKLTFGFGSQSEDLQFSNEVKKSLIAAASGAGVNLVILDNKYDGATAVHNAETFVKKRVDLVIEFQVEHDVAAIIGDKIAAANIPFIAIDIPHPNATFFGVDNYRVGMAAGDLLVNHANEVWGGKVEAVLGLDLPEAGQLVQGRISGAFEAIRAQIPNLPQDAYARIDGRGLRERSDRLVTAYLEKNPKIRHLLIAAATDASALGAIDAARRLKRERHIAIAGQDCIPDVVTEMKRRTSPMVGSISHEPASYGPALINLGMSLLRGQTVAPYNYVNHRVVTRASLLASALRP; from the coding sequence TTGGCAAAGGCAGTAAAAAATCTTTACCTGATCCCGGTGCTCCTGAAGAGCCTGGACATCCTTGAACTACTGCAGGCGGAATCGCGCGCCATGACTCTGGAAGAGGTGCGCCGTCGCACTGGCACGTCGAAGGCCACGGTCTACCGCGCGCTGAACACACTGGTTCATCGCGGTTATCTTGCCAAGACATCGGACGGCGCCTATCGCCACGTGGCGCGGCCCAGCAAGCTGACCTTCGGCTTTGGATCGCAGAGCGAAGACCTGCAGTTCTCGAACGAGGTAAAGAAGAGTCTGATCGCGGCGGCTTCGGGTGCAGGCGTGAACCTCGTCATCCTGGACAACAAGTACGACGGCGCCACGGCGGTTCATAACGCGGAGACCTTCGTAAAGAAGCGCGTGGATCTCGTAATCGAGTTCCAGGTGGAGCACGACGTTGCGGCCATCATCGGCGACAAGATCGCCGCAGCCAACATACCGTTCATCGCCATCGATATCCCACACCCCAACGCGACGTTCTTCGGCGTGGATAACTACCGTGTCGGCATGGCAGCCGGCGACCTGCTGGTGAATCACGCGAACGAGGTGTGGGGCGGCAAGGTGGAGGCGGTGCTTGGGCTCGATCTTCCGGAGGCCGGTCAACTGGTGCAGGGCCGCATCTCCGGCGCGTTTGAGGCCATCCGCGCCCAGATACCCAACCTGCCGCAAGATGCTTACGCACGCATCGATGGTCGCGGTCTGCGCGAGCGAAGCGATCGGCTGGTGACCGCTTATCTTGAAAAAAATCCGAAAATACGACACCTGCTGATTGCTGCGGCGACAGACGCCAGCGCGCTCGGCGCAATCGATGCGGCACGCCGCCTCAAACGCGAGCGGCATATCGCCATTGCCGGACAGGATTGCATTCCGGATGTGGTGACGGAGATGAAGCGGCGGACATCTCCGATGGTGGGCTCCATCTCACATGAACCCGCGAGCTATGGACCTGCCTTGATCAACCTGGGCATGTCGCTGCTGCGCGGACAGACGGTTGCGCCCTACAACTACGTGAACCACCGCGTGGTGACACGGGCTTCCCTGCTGGCATCCGCGCTTCGTCCATAA
- a CDS encoding glycosyl hydrolase, with amino-acid sequence MRSTVVSNLGSVLLLSTGRLLAQNATIATPHPAWTALNPVTRLTQETFAHPPAADRPWVRVNTPADLSSDELRTEILAMKQAGIGGLEIGQGAFPKTPQLIAILQAANQQGLKVSLSHGSTTAPDGYSFDKDNVRKTLVFTATKAAEGASVDLVLKAPLPQAPRGFGGGGNAGRPPAPLPPRRSTLIAVLAYRCAQASCEANGPVTLDAASMIDVTSKLTETDTSGVGGGSTSGHLKWTPPSGGQWQVIALWSQGTAAQPDLFSKEGTEELIHGMEADWTPEVKSLLKQNGGDVFYDSHSADRGSPTELWTNNMEAEFKARRGYSLTANAPALFSASFTFRDGSAARVRNDLNAVRTELWIEKHLKPMAAWLHTFNYRLRLQPYGEVTNATPDEIAAAAVVDRPETESLFFGDEIDSFLPIASANHMTGNTWYSTECCAALNKAYAQTFQDAVVRMHREYAAGVTKLVYHVYPYRDAADNKWPGYHSFGPAGFSNAWGPRNPFWADAPIYNDYLARTQQVLTQGDAKVDVAVYMLSYQFPQPMQVKGGFHIWPDLKLQEAGYTRDYLDPMLLALPNATVSGGRLAMNKAAYKALILDSEQQPNYDPVKTSMPVDTARRILAMAKAGLPIVIVGAAPNTTPGRAPTGDADLQAVMAEMTKLKNVHTAAHEGDVPALLLSLGLHPAAEPAAPSPLITQHRHDAAKGADFYFLYNQAMVTPPNEPTNLFEPASPKAFHGDMHLQGRGKPYRLDAWTGTITPIKDYTPGKDGVTIPLELAGDDAAIIALSTTPMAGIAPVMTAAGKTAGTPIDLTNLKWHLSVEDWKPANPYGATGAQAAETSKQTVQLDVDGLKPWPQISAIKDVSGIGTYTASFDLPADWRPGSDAMLSLGEVLDSFTLTLNGKNIPVNQISAIAEVGPYLHAGANRIQVRVATTLNNRLASVEPTVQKRGLVQDYGLIGPVVLTPHP; translated from the coding sequence ATGAGGTCAACCGTCGTATCCAACTTGGGCTCCGTCCTTCTTCTCAGCACCGGCAGGCTGCTGGCGCAGAACGCAACCATCGCAACACCGCATCCCGCGTGGACTGCGTTGAACCCAGTGACGCGACTGACGCAGGAGACCTTCGCCCACCCGCCCGCTGCGGATCGGCCCTGGGTCCGGGTGAACACACCGGCTGACCTGTCTTCCGACGAATTGCGGACGGAAATCCTCGCGATGAAGCAGGCCGGCATCGGCGGCCTTGAGATCGGGCAGGGCGCATTTCCGAAGACGCCGCAATTGATCGCGATTCTGCAGGCTGCGAATCAGCAGGGGCTGAAGGTCAGCCTGAGCCACGGGTCAACGACAGCTCCGGACGGTTACAGCTTCGATAAGGACAATGTGCGGAAGACGCTGGTCTTCACCGCGACGAAGGCTGCTGAAGGAGCGTCCGTCGATCTCGTGCTCAAGGCGCCGTTGCCACAGGCTCCGCGTGGCTTCGGCGGAGGTGGCAATGCCGGCCGTCCCCCGGCGCCGCTGCCGCCGCGCCGCAGCACGCTGATTGCGGTACTCGCTTACCGCTGCGCGCAGGCCTCTTGTGAAGCGAATGGTCCCGTGACGCTCGACGCGGCTTCCATGATCGACGTTACTTCAAAGCTTACAGAGACGGACACGAGCGGCGTCGGCGGCGGCTCGACATCGGGCCATCTGAAGTGGACGCCGCCATCGGGCGGTCAGTGGCAGGTGATCGCTCTGTGGTCGCAGGGCACTGCCGCGCAACCGGATCTGTTCAGCAAGGAAGGGACGGAGGAGCTGATCCACGGCATGGAGGCGGACTGGACACCGGAGGTGAAGTCGCTGCTGAAGCAGAATGGCGGCGATGTCTTTTATGACTCGCACTCCGCGGATCGTGGCAGCCCGACGGAGTTGTGGACGAACAACATGGAGGCGGAATTCAAGGCGCGACGAGGCTATTCGCTGACTGCCAACGCGCCTGCCCTCTTCAGTGCCAGCTTTACCTTCCGTGACGGCAGCGCGGCGCGCGTGCGCAATGACTTGAACGCTGTGCGGACGGAGCTTTGGATTGAGAAGCACCTGAAGCCCATGGCAGCGTGGCTGCACACCTTCAACTATCGCCTGCGTCTGCAGCCATACGGAGAGGTCACGAACGCAACGCCGGATGAGATAGCAGCCGCAGCGGTTGTCGACCGGCCTGAGACCGAGTCGCTCTTCTTCGGGGACGAGATCGACAGCTTTCTGCCGATTGCTTCTGCGAACCACATGACGGGCAATACGTGGTACTCCACCGAGTGCTGCGCCGCGCTGAACAAGGCTTACGCGCAGACCTTTCAGGATGCGGTGGTCCGCATGCATCGAGAGTATGCCGCGGGCGTGACGAAGCTGGTCTATCACGTGTATCCCTACCGCGATGCCGCGGACAACAAGTGGCCGGGCTACCACTCATTCGGTCCTGCTGGATTTTCGAACGCCTGGGGACCGCGCAATCCTTTCTGGGCCGATGCGCCGATCTACAACGACTACCTGGCGCGTACGCAGCAGGTGCTGACGCAGGGCGATGCGAAGGTGGACGTCGCCGTGTACATGCTGAGCTACCAGTTCCCGCAGCCCATGCAGGTGAAGGGCGGCTTCCATATCTGGCCCGACCTGAAGCTGCAGGAGGCGGGGTACACGCGCGACTATCTGGATCCCATGTTGCTCGCTCTGCCGAATGCAACGGTGAGCGGCGGGCGCCTTGCAATGAACAAGGCCGCGTACAAGGCGCTGATCCTTGATAGCGAACAGCAGCCCAACTACGACCCTGTGAAGACCTCCATGCCGGTCGACACGGCGCGCAGGATTCTCGCGATGGCCAAGGCCGGGCTCCCCATCGTCATCGTGGGCGCTGCGCCGAACACGACACCCGGTCGCGCGCCGACGGGTGATGCCGATCTGCAAGCCGTGATGGCTGAGATGACAAAGCTGAAGAACGTGCACACCGCGGCCCATGAGGGTGATGTCCCCGCACTGCTCCTGTCATTGGGCCTTCATCCTGCCGCGGAACCTGCGGCACCGTCGCCGCTGATCACGCAGCATCGTCACGATGCAGCAAAGGGCGCGGACTTCTACTTTCTCTACAACCAGGCAATGGTCACGCCGCCGAACGAACCGACCAACCTGTTTGAACCCGCAAGCCCCAAAGCCTTCCATGGTGACATGCATCTGCAAGGCCGCGGCAAGCCATATCGGCTGGATGCCTGGACGGGCACCATCACGCCCATCAAGGACTACACCCCCGGCAAGGATGGCGTGACCATTCCGCTGGAACTCGCCGGCGACGATGCGGCCATCATCGCTCTGAGTACAACGCCCATGGCAGGCATTGCTCCAGTGATGACAGCGGCCGGAAAGACGGCGGGGACGCCGATCGATCTGACAAACCTGAAATGGCATCTGTCGGTGGAAGACTGGAAGCCCGCAAATCCTTATGGTGCCACTGGCGCGCAGGCTGCCGAGACCTCGAAGCAGACCGTGCAGCTCGATGTGGATGGACTGAAGCCATGGCCGCAGATTTCGGCGATCAAGGATGTGAGCGGCATCGGCACTTACACGGCCAGCTTCGATCTGCCGGCAGACTGGAGGCCTGGCTCTGATGCGATGCTTAGCCTTGGAGAGGTCTTGGACTCGTTCACACTGACACTCAACGGGAAGAACATCCCGGTCAATCAGATCAGCGCCATTGCCGAAGTCGGACCTTATCTGCATGCCGGCGCGAACCGCATCCAGGTGCGCGTGGCGACGACCTTAAACAACCGGCTGGCGTCGGTCGAGCCGACCGTGCAAAAGCGCGGACTGGTGCAGGACTACGGGTTGATCGGGCCCGTCGTTCTTACGCCGCATCCGTAG